Proteins encoded by one window of Mus musculus strain C57BL/6J chromosome 10, GRCm38.p6 C57BL/6J:
- the Gls2 gene encoding glutaminase liver isoform, mitochondrial isoform 1 precursor (isoform 1 precursor is encoded by transcript variant 1) yields MRSMRALQNALSRAGSHGRRGGWGHPSRGPLLGRGVRYYLGEAAAQGRGTPHSHQPQHSDHDASHSGMLPRLGDLLFYTIAEGQERIPIHKFTTALKATGLQTSDPRLQDCMSKMQRMVQESSSGGLLDRELFQKCVSSNIVLLTQAFRKKFVIPDFEEFTGHVDRIFEDAKEPTGGKVAAYIPHLAKSNPDLWGVSLCTVDGQRHSVGHTKIPFCLQSCVKPLTYAISVSTLGTDYVHKFVGKEPSGLRYNKLSLNEEGIPHNPMVNAGAIVVSSLIKMDCNKAEKFDFVLQYLNKMAGNEFMGFSNATFQSEKETGDRNYAIGYYLKEKKCFPKGVDMMAALDLYFQLCSVEVTCESGSVMAATLANGGICPITGESVLSAEAVRNTLSLMHSCGMYDFSGQFAFHVGLPAKSAVSGAILLVVPNVMGMMCLSPPLDKLGNSQRGINFCQKLVSLFNFHNYDNLRHCARKLDPRREGGEVRNKTVVNLLFAAYSGDVSALRRFALSAMDMEQKDYDSRTALHVAAAEGHIEVVKFLIEACKVNPFVKDRWGNIPLDDAVQFNHLEVVKLLQDYHDSYLLSETQAEAAAETLSKENLESMV; encoded by the exons ATGCGCTCCATGAGGGCTCTGCAGAACGCGCTGAGCCGCGCGGGCAGCCACGGTCGGCGGGGAGGCTGGGGTCATCCGAGCCGGGGCCCGCTTCTGGGCAGGGGCGTCCGGTACTACCTCGGTGAGGCCGCAGCGCAGGGCAGGGGGACGCCGCACAGCCACCAGCCGCAGCACTCGGATCA TGACGCCTCACACAGCGGCATGCTGCCTCGACTTGGTGACCTGCTTTTCTACACTATTGCAGAGGGACAGGAGCGTATCCCTATCCACAAGTTCACCACG GCTCTGAAGGCCACTGGACTGCAGACGTCAGACCCACGGCTCCAGGACTGCATGAGCAAGATGCAGCGCATGGTCCAAGAGTCCAGCAGCGGTGGCCTCTTGGACCGAGAGCTCTTCCAAAA GTGTGTGAGCAGCAACATTGTGCTCCTGACTCAGGCATTCCGAAAGAAGTTTGTCATTCCTGACTTTGAGGAGTTCACGGGCCATGTGGATCGCATATTTGAGGATGCCAAAGAGCCCACTGGAGGCAAA GTGGCAGCCTACATCCCGCACCTGGCCAAATCAAACCCAGACCTTTGGGGCGTCTCCCTGTGCACTGTGGATGGGCAGCG GCACTCTGTGGGCCACACGAAGATCCCCTTCTGCCTGCAGTCCTGTGTCAAGCCCCTCACTTACGCCATCTCCGTGAGCACCTTAGGCACTGACTACGTGCACAAGTTTGTGGGCAAGGAACCCAGTGGTCTGCGCTATAACAAACTCTCCCTCAATGAGGAAG GAATTCCCCATAACCCCATGGTCAATGCTGGTGCCATTGTGGTCAGCTCCCTGATCAAG ATGGACTGTAACAAAGCAGAGAAGTTCGATTTT gtgttACAGTATCTGAACAAGATGGCTGGGAACGAATTCATGGGGTTCAGCAATGCCAC ATTCCAGTCAGAGAAGGAGACTGGGGATCGGAATTACGCCATCGGCTATTACCTCAAGGAGAAGAAG TGCTTCCCTAAGGGTGTGGACATGATGGCTGCCCTTGATCTCTATTTCCAG CTGTGCTCTGTGGAGGTTACCTGTGAGTCAGGCAGTGTCATGGCGGCCACTCTGGCCAATGGCGGCATCTGCCCTATCACAGGGGAGAGCGTGCTGAGCGCCGAGGCCGTGCGCAACACCCTCAGCCTCATGCATTCCTGTGGCATGTATGACTTCTCGGGCCAGTTTGCCTTCCAT GTGGGCCTGCCAGCCAAGTCAGCTGTGTCAGGAGCCATCCTCCTGGTTGTACCCAATGTCATGGGCATGATGTGTCTGTCGCCGCCGTTAGACAAGCTGGGGAACAGCCAAAGGGGCATCAACTTCTGCCAG AAGTTGGTGTCTCTCTTTAACTTCCACAACTATGACAACCTGCGGCACTGCGCTCGGAAGTTAGACCcacggagggaaggaggagaggttCGG AACAAGACCGTGGTGAACCTGCTATTTGCTGCATATAGTGGAGATGTCTCGGCCCTTCGAAG GTTTGCATTGTCGGCCATGGATATGGAGCAGAAGGACTATGATTCCCGCACAGCCCTACATGTCGCTGCAGCTGAAG GGCACATTGAAGTTGTCAAATTTCTGATCGAGGCTTGCAAAGTGAATCCTTTTGTCAAGGACAG GTGGGGCAACATTCCCCTGGACGATGCTGTGCAGTTCAACCACCTGGAGGTGGTCAAACTGCTTCAAGATTACCATGACTCCTACTTGCTCTCTGAGACTCAAGCTGAGGCGGCAGCTGAGACCCTGTCCAAAGAGAATCTAGAGAGCATGGTATGA
- the Gls2 gene encoding glutaminase liver isoform, mitochondrial isoform 2 (isoform 2 is encoded by transcript variant 2) encodes MWIAYLRMPKSPLEAKHSVGHTKIPFCLQSCVKPLTYAISVSTLGTDYVHKFVGKEPSGLRYNKLSLNEEGIPHNPMVNAGAIVVSSLIKMDCNKAEKFDFVLQYLNKMAGNEFMGFSNATFQSEKETGDRNYAIGYYLKEKKCFPKGVDMMAALDLYFQLCSVEVTCESGSVMAATLANGGICPITGESVLSAEAVRNTLSLMHSCGMYDFSGQFAFHVGLPAKSAVSGAILLVVPNVMGMMCLSPPLDKLGNSQRGINFCQKLVSLFNFHNYDNLRHCARKLDPRREGGEVRNKTVVNLLFAAYSGDVSALRRFALSAMDMEQKDYDSRTALHVAAAEGHIEVVKFLIEACKVNPFVKDRWGNIPLDDAVQFNHLEVVKLLQDYHDSYLLSETQAEAAAETLSKENLESMV; translated from the exons ATGTGGATCGCATATTTGAGGATGCCAAAGAGCCCACTGGAGGCAAA GCACTCTGTGGGCCACACGAAGATCCCCTTCTGCCTGCAGTCCTGTGTCAAGCCCCTCACTTACGCCATCTCCGTGAGCACCTTAGGCACTGACTACGTGCACAAGTTTGTGGGCAAGGAACCCAGTGGTCTGCGCTATAACAAACTCTCCCTCAATGAGGAAG GAATTCCCCATAACCCCATGGTCAATGCTGGTGCCATTGTGGTCAGCTCCCTGATCAAG ATGGACTGTAACAAAGCAGAGAAGTTCGATTTT gtgttACAGTATCTGAACAAGATGGCTGGGAACGAATTCATGGGGTTCAGCAATGCCAC ATTCCAGTCAGAGAAGGAGACTGGGGATCGGAATTACGCCATCGGCTATTACCTCAAGGAGAAGAAG TGCTTCCCTAAGGGTGTGGACATGATGGCTGCCCTTGATCTCTATTTCCAG CTGTGCTCTGTGGAGGTTACCTGTGAGTCAGGCAGTGTCATGGCGGCCACTCTGGCCAATGGCGGCATCTGCCCTATCACAGGGGAGAGCGTGCTGAGCGCCGAGGCCGTGCGCAACACCCTCAGCCTCATGCATTCCTGTGGCATGTATGACTTCTCGGGCCAGTTTGCCTTCCAT GTGGGCCTGCCAGCCAAGTCAGCTGTGTCAGGAGCCATCCTCCTGGTTGTACCCAATGTCATGGGCATGATGTGTCTGTCGCCGCCGTTAGACAAGCTGGGGAACAGCCAAAGGGGCATCAACTTCTGCCAG AAGTTGGTGTCTCTCTTTAACTTCCACAACTATGACAACCTGCGGCACTGCGCTCGGAAGTTAGACCcacggagggaaggaggagaggttCGG AACAAGACCGTGGTGAACCTGCTATTTGCTGCATATAGTGGAGATGTCTCGGCCCTTCGAAG GTTTGCATTGTCGGCCATGGATATGGAGCAGAAGGACTATGATTCCCGCACAGCCCTACATGTCGCTGCAGCTGAAG GGCACATTGAAGTTGTCAAATTTCTGATCGAGGCTTGCAAAGTGAATCCTTTTGTCAAGGACAG GTGGGGCAACATTCCCCTGGACGATGCTGTGCAGTTCAACCACCTGGAGGTGGTCAAACTGCTTCAAGATTACCATGACTCCTACTTGCTCTCTGAGACTCAAGCTGAGGCGGCAGCTGAGACCCTGTCCAAAGAGAATCTAGAGAGCATGGTATGA
- the Gls2 gene encoding glutaminase liver isoform, mitochondrial isoform 3 (isoform 3 is encoded by transcript variant 3), translating into MVNAGAIVVSSLIKMDCNKAEKFDFVLQYLNKMAGNEFMGFSNATFQSEKETGDRNYAIGYYLKEKKCFPKGVDMMAALDLYFQLCSVEVTCESGSVMAATLANGGICPITGESVLSAEAVRNTLSLMHSCGMYDFSGQFAFHVGLPAKSAVSGAILLVVPNVMGMMCLSPPLDKLGNSQRGINFCQKLVSLFNFHNYDNLRHCARKLDPRREGGEVRNKTVVNLLFAAYSGDVSALRRFALSAMDMEQKDYDSRTALHVAAAEGHIEVVKFLIEACKVNPFVKDRWGNIPLDDAVQFNHLEVVKLLQDYHDSYLLSETQAEAAAETLSKENLESMV; encoded by the exons ATGGTCAATGCTGGTGCCATTGTGGTCAGCTCCCTGATCAAG ATGGACTGTAACAAAGCAGAGAAGTTCGATTTT gtgttACAGTATCTGAACAAGATGGCTGGGAACGAATTCATGGGGTTCAGCAATGCCAC ATTCCAGTCAGAGAAGGAGACTGGGGATCGGAATTACGCCATCGGCTATTACCTCAAGGAGAAGAAG TGCTTCCCTAAGGGTGTGGACATGATGGCTGCCCTTGATCTCTATTTCCAG CTGTGCTCTGTGGAGGTTACCTGTGAGTCAGGCAGTGTCATGGCGGCCACTCTGGCCAATGGCGGCATCTGCCCTATCACAGGGGAGAGCGTGCTGAGCGCCGAGGCCGTGCGCAACACCCTCAGCCTCATGCATTCCTGTGGCATGTATGACTTCTCGGGCCAGTTTGCCTTCCAT GTGGGCCTGCCAGCCAAGTCAGCTGTGTCAGGAGCCATCCTCCTGGTTGTACCCAATGTCATGGGCATGATGTGTCTGTCGCCGCCGTTAGACAAGCTGGGGAACAGCCAAAGGGGCATCAACTTCTGCCAG AAGTTGGTGTCTCTCTTTAACTTCCACAACTATGACAACCTGCGGCACTGCGCTCGGAAGTTAGACCcacggagggaaggaggagaggttCGG AACAAGACCGTGGTGAACCTGCTATTTGCTGCATATAGTGGAGATGTCTCGGCCCTTCGAAG GTTTGCATTGTCGGCCATGGATATGGAGCAGAAGGACTATGATTCCCGCACAGCCCTACATGTCGCTGCAGCTGAAG GGCACATTGAAGTTGTCAAATTTCTGATCGAGGCTTGCAAAGTGAATCCTTTTGTCAAGGACAG GTGGGGCAACATTCCCCTGGACGATGCTGTGCAGTTCAACCACCTGGAGGTGGTCAAACTGCTTCAAGATTACCATGACTCCTACTTGCTCTCTGAGACTCAAGCTGAGGCGGCAGCTGAGACCCTGTCCAAAGAGAATCTAGAGAGCATGGTATGA
- the Spryd4 gene encoding SPRY domain-containing protein 4, protein MALPFARCWKLYRWGTKRWGVPAVESRRGISFKLEEKTAHSSLALFRGDTGVKYGLVGLEPTKVALNLERFREWAVVLGDTTVTSGRHYWEVTVKRSQQFRIGVADVDMSRDSCVGADDRSWVFSYAQRKWHSMLANEKAPIKGIGQPEKVGLLLDYEAKKLSLVDVSRISVIHTLQTDFRGPVAPAFALWDGELLTHSGLEVPKGL, encoded by the exons ATGGCGCTGCCCTTTGCACGCTGTTGGAAGTTGTACCGCTGGGGCACCAAGCGATGGGGGGTCCCTGCTGTGGAATCCCGGAGAG GCATCAGTTTCAAACTGGAAGAAAAAACGGCCCACAGCAGCCTGGCACTCTTCAGAGGCGACACGGGTGTCAAATATGGCTTGGTGGGACTGGAACCCACCAAGGTGGCCCTGAATTTGGAGCGCTTCCGGGAGTGGGCAGTGGTGCTCGGAGACACCACAGTCACCAGTGGCAGACACTACTGGGAGGTAACAGTGAAGCGCTCCCAGCAGTTCCGGATAGGAGTGGCAGACGTGGACATGTCCCGGGACAGCTGCGTTGGTGCTGATGATCGTTCCTGGGTGTTCTCCTATGCCCAGCGCAAGTGGCACAGCATGTTGGCCAACGAAAAAGCTCCAATTAAGGGTATTGGGCAACCAGAGAAGGTGGGGCTGCTGCTGGACTATGAGGCAAAGAAGCTGAGCCTGGTGGATGTGAGTCGGATCTCTGTGATCCACACACTACAGACAGATTTCCGGGGCCCAGTGGCACCTGCTTTTGCTCTTTGGGATGGAGAGCTGCTAACCCACTCAGGACTCGAAGTGCCCAAGGGCCTCTAA